In Emys orbicularis isolate rEmyOrb1 chromosome 12, rEmyOrb1.hap1, whole genome shotgun sequence, one genomic interval encodes:
- the LOC135886617 gene encoding olfactory receptor 6T1-like, with the protein MANQTRVTEFILLGFPNLWGLQVLLFIVLLLTYVLTVTGNLVILLLILSDQRLRTHMYFFLGNLSFLELVLTTVVIPKLLSGILAGRVNISFASCMTQSYIYFLLGTTDFFLLAVMSFDRYQAICNPLRYEAIMSSKVCTQLVLGSWIGGFLCVLFPTVMLTRLTFCGPNTIDHFFCDSWPLLQLSCSDTRLLERVDFVLSSFVLLSSLAFTTVSYTYIISTILRIPSSSERRRAFSTCSSHLTVVVMVYGSSIFLYVRPSWGKSLLLNKVAATLSCIVTPLLNPFIFSLRNDKVKEVLQDAFRQHKVKFSQRV; encoded by the coding sequence ATGGCAAACCAAACTCGGGTGACAGAATTTATTCTCCTGGGGTTCCCCAATCTATGGGGGTTGCAGGTCCTGCTCTTCATTGTCCTCTTGTTGACCTATGTGCTTACAGTAACTGGAAACTTGGTCATTCTTCTGTTgatactgagtgaccagagactCCGCACCCACATGTATTTCTTTCTGGGGAACTTGTCCTTTCTGGAGCTAGTGTTAACCACAGTCGTCATCCCAAAATTGCTGTCCGGCATCCTCGCTGGGAGAGTCAACATCTCCTTTGCTAGCTGCATGACCCAGTCCTATATCTACTTCCTTTTGGGAACCACCGATTTCTTCCTTCTGGCTGTCATGTCCTTCGACCGTTACCAAGCCATCTGCAACCCGCTGCGGTATGAAGCCATCATGAGCAGCAAAGTCTGTACCCAGCTTGTCCTGGGTTCATGGATAGGCGGCTTCCTGTGTGTCCTCTTTCCGACTGTTATGCTAACCAGGTTGACCTTCTGTGGGCCCAACACCATCGACCACTTCTTCTGTGATAGCtggcccctcctgcagctttcCTGCTCTGACACCCGACTCCTCGAACGGGTGGACTTTGTGCTGTCCTCCTTCGTGCTGCTAAGCTCCTTGGCGTTCACCACGGTCTCTTACACCtacatcatctccaccatcctgaggaTACCATCCTCCTCAGAGAGGCGgagagccttctccacctgctcttCCCACTTGACTGTGGTGGTGATGGTGTACGGCAGCTCCATATTCCTCTATGTCAGGCCATCGTGGGGAAAGTCTTTGCTTCTCAATAAAGTGGCTGCAACCTTGAGTTGCATCGTGACACCTTTGCTGAACCCCTTCATTTTTAGCCTCAGGAATGACAAGGTGAAGGAGGTTTTGCAGGATGCTTTCCGGCAGCATAAGGTGAAATTTTCCCAGAGGGTGTGA
- the LOC135886892 gene encoding olfactory receptor 6M1-like, which translates to MIDTSIITPKASVSLAVELVLYHFCSQNTINHFFCDSAPLIKLSCATTALVEFTFFILALIILLGTLTIIIMSYANIISTVLHVPSSTERRKAFAACTSHRIMVFISYSRCIFMYVKPTHSSQPDLREAVAGPNTVVSPLLKLFISSMRNKQVQEALWQAIGQIQWPKYLTHYIPHQEVVKISNESGVTEFILMGFPLSRQMEIFLFVLFLMFYLVTLSGNLVIITITLADYRLRTPMYFFLWNFSFMEIWFTSVTVPKLLSGLLFGSRIISFTSCMVQSFFYFFLAVMEFLLLAVMSFDRYIAICNPLRYTVIMNSHVCFVLVFGAWTGAFLYILGPLSAVAKVPYCGPNVVNHFFCDLTPLVKLSCKDTHVLESAIFIMASVLILSSLVVTAVSYTYIITTVLRTPMAQGRQKAFSTCTSHITVVSIVYSTHIFMHVRPIESSSLELNKVVALLTSVVTPSLNPFIYTLRNKQVKQALKEAVAQNKVFLFYKKCIP; encoded by the exons ATGATCGACACCTCCATCATCACCCCAAAAGCCTCGGTCAGCCTGGCAGTAGAACTAGTTCT TTACCACTTCTGCAGCCAAAACACCAttaaccatttcttctgtgatagCGCGCCACTTATCAAACTTTCCTGTGCCACCACAGCATTGGTAGAATTCACGTTTTTCATTCTAGCATTGATTATTCTACTGGGCACCTTAACCATCATCATCATGTCCTATGCAAACATAATCTCCACCGTGTTGCATGTCCCATCTAGCACAGAGAGGCGGAAAGCCTTCgccgcctgcacctctcaccgCATCATGGTCTTCATCTCCTACAGTAGATGCATCTTCATGTATGTCAAGCCCACACATAGCAGCCAGCCAGATCTGAGAGAGGCAGTGGCTGGTCCCAACACTGTGGTGTCCCCTCTGCTCAAGCTCTTCATTTCCAGCATGAGGAACAAGCAGGTTCAGGAAGCTCTGTGGCAGGCTATTGGGCAGATCCAATGGCCCAAATATTTAAC ACATTATATTCCACACCAAGAAGTGGTAAAAATAAGCAACGAGAGCGGAGTGACCGAGTTTATCCTAATGGGATTTCCCCTCAGCCGCCAGATGGAAATCTTCCTCTTCGTCCTCTTCCTCATGTTCTACCTGGTCACCCTCTCAGGCAACCTAgtcatcatcaccatcaccttggCCGACTACCGGCTCCGaacccccatgtatttcttcctgtgGAACTTCTCCTTCATGGAGATCTGGTTCACTTCAGTCACAGTGCCCAAGCTCCTCTCCGGTTTGCTCTTTGGGAGCAGGATCATCTCCTTCACTAGCTGCATGGTACAAAGCTTCTTCTACTTCTTTCTGGCGGTGATGGAGTTCCTCCTTCTGGCCGTCATGTCCTTTGACCGATATATTGCCATCTGTAACCCATTGAGATACACAGTGATCATGAACAGTCACGTCTGCTTCGTGCTGGTGTTTGGGGCCTGGACTGGGGCCTTCTTGTATATCCTTGGACCACTCAGTGCTGTCGCCAAGGTACCCTACTGTGGCCCCAATGTGGTCAACCACTTCTTCTGTGACCTTACACCACTGGTTAAGTTATCCTGCAAGGACACCCATGTCCTGGAGTCAGCCATTTTCATCATGGCATCAGTGCTTATCCTGAGCTCCTTGGTGGTGACTGCAGTGTCCTACACGTACATCATCACCACGGTGCTCAGGACCCCCATGGCTCAGGGCAGGCAAaaggccttctccacctgcacctcTCACATCACAGTGGTGAGCATCGTCTACAGCACCCACATCTTCATGCATGTCCGTCCCATTGAAAGCAGCTCCTTGGAGCTCAACAAGGTGGTGGCCTTGCTGACCTCCGTGGTGACACCATCCCTCAACCCCTTCATCTACACCCTCAGGAACAAGCAGGTCAAACAAGCCCTGAAGGAGGCTGTAGCCCAGAACAAGGTCTTCCTGTTCTACAAAAAGTGTATcccctaa